A genomic segment from Rhizoctonia solani chromosome 11, complete sequence encodes:
- a CDS encoding PfkB family carbohydrate kinase produces the protein MAQTYTIFCMGNPLLDMQVSKGEAMLEKYKLKANDAILAGEEHMSIYEEIKEKYEITYVAGGAAQNAARAAAYVLPPNSVVYAGCVGSDDLAEQLRAANSKEGVASAYQVKQGEKTGACAVILTGHHRSLVTTLRAAEMFDKSHLSSPEVAPLVDGAQFYYVGGFFLTHGVESALEVAKKAAAAGKTFALNLSAPFICQFFGVQLGQVLPYVDILIGNEDEATVWATANGLASDTSLKDIAKTLANLPKHNPSRQRTVVITGGPNPTIVAKSGQGEEPKSYPTYRLADDEVVDTNGAGDMFAGGFLGAIAAGKSIDEAVEVGHKWASCVLRPLDGVDWTTTPVP, from the exons ATGGCACAAACTTACACCATTTTCTGCATGGGTAACCCCTTGCTGGACATGCAAGTCAGCAAGGGCGAAGCCATGCTCGAGAAGTATAAGCTCAAGGCCAATGATGCAATTTTGGCTGGAGAGGAGCATATGTCTAT CTACGAAGAAATCAAAGAGAAGTATGAGATCACCTATGTTGCCGGTGGAGCTGCCCAAAACGCTGCACGAGCAGCTGCC TACGTTCTCCCACCCAACTCGGTAGTGTACGCGGGATGCGTCGGCTCGGATGACCTCGCAGAACAACTCCGGGCTGCAAACTCCAAAGAAGGTGTTGCGTCCGCGTATCAAGTCAAGCAGGGCGAAAAGACCGGGGCCTGCGCCGTCATCCTTACTGGCCATCATCGCTCGTTGGTGACTACCCTCCGAGCGGCCGAGATGTTTGACAAGAGCCACTTGTCGAGCCCAGAGGTCGCCCCATTGGTTGATGGTGCCCAATTCTACTATGTTGGTGGATTCTTTTTGACGCATGGTGTCGAGAGCGCATTGGAAGTTGCCAAGAAGGCTGCTGCGGCCGGAAAG ACATTCGCGCTTAACCTCTCTGCGCCTTTTATCTGTCAATTCTTCGGAGTCCAACTTGGTCAAGTTCTTCCTTATGTTGACATCCTGATCGGAAACGAGGACGAGGCTACAGTGTGGGCTACCGCCAACGGTCTTGCA TCTGATACATCCTTGAAAGATATCGCCAAGACCCTGGCCAATTTGCCCAAGCACAATCCATCCCGCCAACGCACCGTTGTTATCACCGGTGGACCAAACCCGACTATTGTCGCCAAGTCGGGTCAGGGTGAGGAGCCCAAGTCTTACCCCA CATATCGACTAGCTGATGATGAGGTCGTCGATACCAATGGCGCTGGAGACATGTTTGCGGGAGGATTCCTCGGCGCGATCGCCGCCGGCAAGTCGATTGACGAGGCTGTCGAGGTTGGTCACAAATGGGCGTCATGTGTGTTAAGACC GTTGGATGGCGTAGATTGGACCACAACTCCAGTTCCCTAA
- a CDS encoding NmrA-like family domain-containing protein 1 — protein sequence MRFLSTVHYTKVIWLRSASLQNIHRSQYTTFSIYYFWYQLAGNRAGLRLITLHHKSLLFLPSSMPTANHQPLVVVCGATGAQGSSVVSYLLRDGGYRVRALTRNPDGTPAQKLKSRGVEVVTCDFENLEQVTLALRGAYAVYGVTNFWEHGEEAEIQQGKNLADAAKACGVRHFIWPSLPHVPIIEPRHWETKITVESYLNEIGVPTTILLTPFFFENLWRVLPVTKLPNGTLCLDWFWPSETLVPSFAAEDIGAWVMVALRNPKIWIGQRLGICVQRLTPRDYASALSEGLRTKVTLREVSVAQFDAVRPYVHDDLWLNLRLKVHVPYETLAGLFFRLQKLRQAADVLRRTSRFVALARRLELQMKEIESGISASTSSKHVTSGNSRESIDSTAPGSGAGAEDGNAKERAVARAALSVAELSSLLETSAPTNATANHPTEKSDDQAAFIPLQKINVVARLVPTLDSSRNRINEEMESMIVEGLTSLNQSVLAAALQTAFNLRIMPGVVQSLLVDLTEAVDARIKSAFDVSRIAKEISGNDPPPQPSGLMYRSRVRTAPTNLTAPQWTNALWARLEQMIEEMAGCCIKVYNLEKVLKHKKDPISQTSFLDEAMTVLENRPTTAFWSALARSLDKHSKEAAKASTFLQQTLSTGYPRFLRLFHDLFAKIAMHTDTIYTSNQQSPETVIVLRSVSAFEQLYLSRSTARMNETIATAVRQSPPGAPEGLAISRTVVNELDSARFDPLLVKSVAKNVGGALELLVSRTDTLIVRDRSATSLVGPLGTAQQALNAQIFTMLHTCWARLNKLEGEFHEGVTLVLKPPIKKIERQCEGISEPLLSAIRRDLGLILSRMHRVDFSKSFETMAPGMGGGASAYMKELTAKLGFLRNEVFSKFSVADVVQDWLDNKCGQKRHRTFVLNASIIKPLGEAGKLQLTSDMTELEFTLGSFVADPSRRTGSLDVLGDDYRVLRALRPLLFLDTALLSSPDDTYSLPPLIILHHIIVRSPYPLPHTLHTWTEAEYVRWIEDHTPREALALVEACVPKWETQTVETNNTDEDWKYVEPNDDCTMRKTPYLISLAVALAVMSVTIVSNAVPKLLRVPNPNGSHDLSYTGLYERCDLRQTTPAPPYNPKNPDPTLPLPPNTPHRPPPEPQSVSDMRFYEFIPDRAIPPITDPTRPENPTPSPPPENELPEKKKKQPRYKCKPFPSRAACDHDGQSFCVLWTTAGYAMQMSIVLEVVVLLVLFVVSFRFSTRARRRGAWKVIGALTGLQVALQILTMAIVVHLRRTRPRWFHDNTEYGASFILLVIAWSVGFLLMVGLVGTGFAARAGHKWAAENAVITLSQMLTKFLPPNAH from the exons ATGAGATTCCTCAGTACCGTCCACTATACCAAAGTTATATGGTTGCGATCTGCTTCCTTGCAGAACATTCATCGATCACAATACACCACGTTTTCCATATACTACTTTTGGTACCAACTCGCAGGGAATCGTGCAGGTTTGCGCCTTATTACGTTGCACCATAAATCCCTA TTATTTCTGCCTTCAAGTATGCCTACTGCGAATCATCAGCCACTCGTTGTCGTATGTGGAGCCACCGGCGCGCAGGGCTCTAGTGTTGTCAGCTACCTGCTACGAGATGGTGGATATCGAGTGCGCGCATTGACCAGAAATCCCGATGGCACACCTGCACAAA agctgAAGAGCCGAGGCGTTGAAGTTGTTACTTGCGACTTCGAAAATCTCGAGCAAGTCACGCTTGCTCTTCGAGGTGCCTACGCCGTTTATGGTGTGACAAACT TCTGGGAGCatggagaagaagctgaaatccAGCAGGGTAAGAATCTTGCAGATGCCGCGAAGGCATGCGGAGTCCGGCATTTCATTTGGCC ATCACTTCCCCACGTCCCTATCATTGAACCTCGGCACTGGGAAACTAAAATTACTGTCGAATCATATCTTAATGAGATTGGCGTACCAACTACTAT TCTGTTAACCCCGTTCTTCTTTGAGAATCTATGGCGGGTTCTTCCGGTCACAAAACTTCCAAATGGCACTTTATGCCTGGATTGGTTCTGGCCAAGCGAGACACTAGTTCCCTCATTTGCAGCTGAAGACATCG GTGCATGG GTAATGGTAGCGCTGAGGAATCCCAAGATTTGGATTG GCCAGCGcttgggtatatgcgtgcagAGGTTGACCCCACGGGATTACGCTTCCGCGCTATCTGAAGGTTTGAGGACCAAAGTTACGCTTCGTGAGGTTTCCGTAGCACAGTTTGATGCCGTTCGACCATACGTGCATGACGACTTGTGGCTGAA TCTCCGCCTCAAAGTTCATGTCCCGTACGAGACACTTGCAGGTCTCTTTTTCAGACTTCAGAAACTACGCCAGGCTGCCGACGTGCTTCGCAGGACGAGTCGTTTCGTTGCCCTAGCGCGCCGACTTGAACTACAAATGAAAGAAATAGAATCGGGGATATCTGCATCTACCTCGTCCAAGCATGTGACCTCTGGTAACTCAAGAGAATCAATCGACAGTACTGCTCCTGGATCTGGTGCTGGGGCAGAGGATGGAAATGCGAAGGAACGCGCGGTTGCCAGAGCCGCACTAAGTGTCGCGGAACTAT CGTCCCTGTTAGAGACATCGGCTCCAACGAATGCCACAGCCAATCATCCGACCGAGAAAAGTGATGATCAGGCTGCGTTCATCCCTTTACAAAAAATCAACGTTGTTGCTCGACTAGTACCCACCCTTGATTCGTCTCGAAACCGAATAAATGAAGAAATGGAGTCCATGATCGTGGAGGGACTAACGTCTCTG AATCAATCGGTCTTGGCGGCCGCGCTACAAACAGCATTCAATCTACGGATCATGCCCGGGGTCGTGCAGTCTCTGTTAGTCGATCTGACTGAAGCAGTGGATGCAAGAATCAAGTCTGCGTTTGATGTCTCTAGGATCGCAAAAGAGATATCTGGAAATG ACCCGCCCCCCCAGCCCAGTGGATTAATGTACCGCTCGCGGGTGCGAACAGCTCCAACCAATCTGACTGCTCCTCAATGGACCAATGCATTGTGGGCCAGGTTAGAACAGATGATCGAAGAAATGGCAGGGTGCTGCATCAAG GTGTATAATCTCGAGAAAGTGCTAAAGCACAAGAAAGATCCTATATCTCAGACTTCGTTTTTAGACGAGGCTATGACG GTACTGGAAAATAGGCCAACGACAGCTTTCTGGAGTGCTCTCGCTCGTTCGCTTGACAAGCATTCCAAAGAGGCTGCCAAAG CCTCGACATTCCTGCAACAAACACTCAGTACCGGATATCCTCGATTCCTCCGACTGTTTCACGATCTTTTCGCCAAAATCGCAATGCACACGGATACAATCTACACATCGAACCAACAAAG TCCTGAAACAGTAATCGTCCTTCGTTCGGTGTCTGCATTCGAGCAACTCTACCTCTCTCGATCCACGGCTCGGATGAACGAAACCATCGCCACAGCTGTGCGACAATCACCTCCGGGTGCTCCTGAGGGGTTAGCTATCAGTCGAACAGTTGTCAATGAGCTCGATTCGGCAAGATTCGATCCGTTGCTTGTGAAGAGCGTGGCAAAGAATGTGGGTGGGGCCTTGGAGTTGCTGGTTAGTAGAACGGATACTTTA ATCGTTAGGGATAGGAGCGCGACATCCCTTGTAGGCCCTCTAGGGACAGCCCAACAAGCACTAAACGCACAGATTTTCACAATGCTACACACTTGCTGGGCGAGGCTAAATAAATTGGAAGGAGAGTTTCATGAAGGAGTGACATTAGTCCTGAAACCCCCTATTAAA AAAATCGAGCGCCAGTGCGAAGGAATATCCGAACCCCTTTTAAGCGCTATCCGACGCGACTTGGGATTGATCCTGTCACGTATGCACCGCGTAGATTTCAGCAAGTCGTTTGAAACAATGGCGCCCGGTATGGGAGGCGGGGCAAGTGCATACATGAAGGAACTCACCGCCAAACTGGGATTCCTCCGAAACGAGGTGTTTAGCAAGTTCAGTGTGGCAGACGTTGTCCAGGATTGGTTA GATAATAAGTGTGGCCAAAAACGTCATCGAACCTTTGTTCTTAACGCGTCGATCATCAAGCCTCTCGGCGAAGCGGGAAAGCTCCAACTCACAAGCGATATGACTGAGCTCGAGTTTACGCTAGGGTCATTTGTCGCTGATCCATCGAGGAGAACGGGGTCACTAGACGTTTTGGGGGATGATTATCGTGTCTTACGTGCTCTGAG ACCTTTGCTATTCTTGGATACCGCACTTCTTTCTTCTCCCGATGACACGTACAGTCTTCCACCGCTGATTATACTGCACCACATTATTGTGCGatcaccataccccctaccGCACACGCTGCACACTTGGACCGAAGCCGAGTATGTGCGGTGGATTGAAGATCATACGCCTCGAGAGGCGTTAGCACTGGTTGAGGCTTGCGTTCCGAAATGGGAAACCCAAACCGTGGAAACAAATAATACCGATGAGGATTGG AAGTACGTGGAGCCCAACGACGACTGCACGATGAGAAAGACGCCGTATCTTATTAGCTTGGCCGTCGCCCTGGCCGTTATGTCGGTG ACGATCGTCTCAAACGCAGTCCCGAAATT ACTACGTGTTCCTAACCCCAACGGTTCGCATGACCTATCATACACTGGTCTCTATGAACGATGCGACCTACGCCAAACAACACCCGCTCCTCCTTACAACCCAAAAAACCCAGACCCAACACTGCCGCTTCCTCCTAATACGCCGCACAGACCACCTCCGGAGCCTCAGTCTGTTTCTGATATGCGTTTCTATGAATTTATCCCAGACAGGGCCATCCCACCCATCACCGATCCTACCCGGCCGGAGAACCCGACACCATCGCCTCCTCCCGAGAACGAGCTCCcagagaagaaaaagaaacagCCAAGATACAAGTGCAAGCCATTCCCATCGCGTGCTGCCTGTGATCACGATGGTCAGTCGTTCTGTGTCCTCTGGACCACGGCGGGATACGCAATGCAGATGAGCATTGTGCTTGAAGTCGTCGTTCTTCTCGTCTTGTTTGTGGTCAGCTTCCGGTTCTCCACTAGAGCGAGGAGGAGAGGCGCTTGGAAGGTTATTGGGGCCCTTACTGGCTTGCAAG TTGCGCTCCAAATCCTAACCATGGCCATCGTTGTCCATCTCCGTCGCACTCGTCCTCGATGGTTCCACGACAATACCGAATATG GAGCGTCATTTATTTTACTCGTCATTGCCTGGTCGGTGGGCTTCCTTCTCATGGTTGGCCTCGTCGGAACCGGATTTGCCGCTCGTGCTGGCCATAAATGGGCTGCGGAAAACGCGGTTATTACCCTATCCCAGATGCTCACTAAATTCTTGCCCCCGAATGCGCACTGA